Genomic window (Rosa chinensis cultivar Old Blush chromosome 6, RchiOBHm-V2, whole genome shotgun sequence):
AGGCTAAAATTGTCATGGAGTTAAAACACATCACCAACATAACCAAACTAAACAACAAGAACCCATCAAGCTTTATGAACTAAAGAATGAAATAAGGTATATCAATATATATGAAGTGAGATGCTCAAGAATATTAGTTAAAGCTTTATCTTACAAGCAATGCAAGCCCCTCTTCTTcttaattcttcttctttttcttcctcctccttaatttctatttctcaAGTCAGCTTGGTAGCATGGAGAGAATTTTGAAGAATGAAGTCAGATTATCATCTTTATATACAGCTTACTAGTGGCTCTggtaaattgtttgaaaaatcaAAGTCGGTAGCTTCATGGAAGTTAAAGAGAGAGACTGAAGAAGCACCTAACTACTGATATATTTACTGACACACGCTTTTAATGGCAAAAGTCTAAGCTTGCATGGTCAACACTGTATACGCTAGAGACTGTAAAGTTAGGGACAAGAAGATGATGAGCGATTTTGGTTGTTGAAACTTGAATCTCTTCCAGATTGACTCATTGACTTCCGCAAGTCTTTCTTTACTTACAGTTCTTTTTTACTTTACTGGAAAGAGTAATCAATCCTATATTCATAGAACTTTTACCCCATTTGCAATGGAATTGTTACTCTATCCCTCTAACAAGTAACAACCATAAATCTGTAACACAGTTGGTGTGGCAGTGTTATGTTTTAGTGCATGGTCAAGACACCAATAATGGAGGAGTCACTATCCATAACGGTATCCAATAATTGATTTCTTTATCTTCAAGGGTAGGTTAGGTATGATAAGTTTATTACGAGCCCCATTTCCAAAGCACAACCGGCATATTACTTTGATTATCCAGCTCCATTAACTTGGTTAGTTTGTTGAGGTGTCTATCAACTTGTGACAAACCCAGAATTAAAAATCGACTTACCAAGTCGACTACTGGAGTTGTcacaatgaaaaagaaatactCGACTTGTCAGCTTTAGCTCAACCTCCGCTGGATATGAAGTTGGCCTTTCCTTGCAGATAACCACTTGGCTTGTTAGTACAAAAGTAGTTCGTGCCATAACTCCAGTACAAAAGTAGTTCGTGCCATAACTCcaatatttatatatactgTCTCATCTTCGAAGGAATGGATAGGATATACATCTAACAAGAAGTGACTCTTGAAGAATAGTAGTACATATTGGACTCGTAGGTATGAGCTATGAAAGCTTGGTGACAAATTGACTACGATCCCCTGCTCCCAAGGCCAGTGATTAGCATGCCAGGACAGACAGAAATGACTCATTTGGAGAGTGACATTTTCTAtcagaaatttaaaagaaaatagaaaatggaAAATGGTAGAACTGCTGATGGGGTGCGTCTGAGCctatttcttctcttctctatCATTTTTGGCCGATCCTTTCTATCTTTTTGTTTGCTTTGTCATGCCGTAGTCTTTTAAGATTCAACCTATCAGAAGAAGGCCAGTTGTATGGAATTTTCTGTTTAAGAGAAAAAAGTATGTATTTTTCTAATACGAAAGAATTTCATAAATGGTCAtttaactatgactcattcgacactttggttattcaattttcaaatatatcattttgatcactcaactattactctaTCAATCATTTTAGTCACCGAATGAGCATTttgtctcactttaatcacttctctcatttattccaattcaaatttctcaattttttagAATTTGTTGGTAGAAAATATCCTTGATATTGtaagaaataattttttttaactaaaacaattaacaaagtgactaaagtgaataacataGTTAAAATTAAGTGAACAAagttatatatttaaaaaataagtgaccaaagtatcaaataagtaaaaattgagtgatcatttgtgatattctccatTCCAATACAGTACTCCTTGTACTGGTCATTGATAGTGGCGTAGAACGGGATAACCATGAGGAATCACTTTtcacaaaaaacaaaatggcCCTATTAGCCCATCCCACATAAAAAGACCGTGGGGTCTTCTATGAAGGAGACAAGCCTTTATTGACTAAAACAGATACAAGCCCTTTGTGATGGGCAAGACTTTCTCCCTGTTCATGGCTCCATGTGGAAGGGTATTTGCTAAAAGTCCAAAAGCATGCATATTCCGGACACACTGCCTAAATTCTCCGTGTTTTGATACTTGCTGGTTGCTAATGATAGTGAAATCACTCTAAGTGAATCACAGACAGAAACTTAATTGGAATAACAATGGTGTAAAATCAATAATCTCTTGTAATTCGCTCAATTGATGGCTTGATGCCATCTATTTGAAGTTTCTATGTTACAGATTCTGAGTCTCTCTGATTATGCAGCAGTTATTCGTTGGGACTTCTGTTGGGGTGTAACGTGGAGCCAAACTTTCATCGCGTCATATGCTGTGAAACCAATTGCAACAGAAGGAACAATCTGCGAGCACAGTATAACAACCCTTTTGTTAGGCAAGGCAAACAGGTCAAAACACAAAATTAGCATAGTTATCATATGAAACACAGATTTATATTCTCTTTCTAATTGGCATAACTGGTTCGAATGCTTCTAATAATACTCAATGATCCTATGAAATAACATATGCAAAACTGAAATCCTGTCAAAGTACAATCATTTGATCCATACAGAATAAGCAATCACCTTGATATAGTTAATGCTCAGGCCTGCAAACAACTTTTGCCATCCTTGATTGCGGATAATAAATTTAAGTCCGTCCAATGTGTTTTTGTACCTAACACCACCTGAAGGCTGCAGATTCTCAACCTGTTACATCCCAAAACTAATGTGAGAATTCAAATCATATTTCCTCCGTATTCAACCAACTGCATCTGTTCATTCTAATCCTTCGAAACTCCGTAACATACAGTAAATTTTCTCATTATATTGACATATAACATTATGACCTCATAGCTTCTTGTTGCATGACTTGCATCAAAGTCCAATGCCATGCAatgatgcaaaaaaaaaaaaaaggaaacttcAACAAAGCAATACCTGCATTTGTCTCCTAACAACATCCAATGGGTATGTGAAGGTTTGCCCAACTAAGCCAGCCAAAGCTCCGCAGGAAAGACGCATCCCAATAGACTTTTCATACTCCTCAGGAACGTGGCTTTTAAGTTTCTCATATATGTAGAACTTTAAACCAGCATAAGGAAGGATTCCGGTCAGTGTGGGGCCTGATAAAGCCAATGAAGGTTCAACCCAGTATTAGTTTTGCCCATCATATATCACATAAGGACACTTCAAATTGGTACTAATTTTGACAGATCAATCAAACTAAGATACACAAATAAATATGAGGACTCGATAGAAAGATCTTTGCTAATGTTACTTATAAAATGGGAATAGCACTCATTCATGAACAAAAGGATTGTAACAAGAGGTTTATTACATATCATTAACAGGCCCTCGGACATGTACTGATATACATACCTACACCGCGATAAAGCCCCCGCAGACCTCCTTCCTTGTAGACACTAGAGAGCACATCACCAATGCCCTTATAAGAGATTTGACTATGAACACCTTTCATACCATAAGTGAATTTTCCTCTGGTGTTAACAACCTGTAAAACCATGATCGATCaagcaaataaaaaaagattagATAACATACTAATCGATCATGAACTTGCAAGTACAGATCCTGACTAAGCATAAGTATTTCCACAATGTGTGCTAAACTTCTTCAGTCTGCATCCGAAATTTTAAATTTGTAGAAACAAGAGGTTCTGATTATAAATACGTGCAAAGGATAATGACCTGATAAGCAAGTTTTGTGCGAGCCAAGTCCAAGGGGTAAGTGCATAAGACTGCTGTTCCTCCAGCTGCTGAACCGGCTAAAAGATCAATATGAGGCCCTGATCCCAAAGCAGAATAGTTATTCAAGATCCAACACCTATACCGCTCGTATGCCATGTAATGTAAGGCTGCATATGGAACAATTCGAACAACACTAGCTCCATTTCCTCTGAAAGACAACAAGAAGTTAAAGAACAATTAAACACTATGGAGGACGACACcaggaaaagagaaaagaaaaaattgattcTTCATGTCCAACTTACTTGTAGAATCCTAGAAAGCCTTCATGCTTTAGTACCCTGTTCAAAGATTGACCTACCCCCAGAGAACGAAAATCTGTTCTTGTCTATATATTCCCATGCAAATACACAAATATACATATTACAAAAGGCTACACAAACAAACATATAACAAGAATGTAATGAGCAATGTACCAAAAAAGTGAAGAGCAATGTACCAAAAGTATAATCACTCAAATtttgaaaaacaagaaagaacctTATACGAAAATGAAATGGAGCATTTCTAGATATGCCTCTCACCTGCAAGAGTATCTTGGTCCGTTCCAGCGGCGCAATAGCAGTCTTAGCAAATGCCCCAGCTGCCCCTCCAGCAATCAGCTCCCTAACATAAATAGGCATGGTATGAATGTACGAGACCTCCGGCCGCTTAGCTGAAACATCAACTAATTCTGCCACATTTGTGGTCAAGGTTGATGATCTTTGCGCAGAAGAACCCATCTCAAAGACTCAAAACTTGTGACAATATATTATAGCAGAAATGCAGCCAAAAAGCCCTCCGAAAAATCGACAAATTCTTAAAATTTATTACCCTCCTTGAAGTTTGAAGAACTCCTTATCCCATCTATCTCTAGAAGAACAAAAAATGAATGGATTCTGTTGAAGTTTCAGGTCAAATGGCCTGAGAACACCCAGAAACGAGTCGGCTACGCTCACAAGCCGATGCTGCTCTTCGGTGATAACTAGATACATCCAAAGATATACAGCCAAACCAAGCAAGCCCACCAACAATTAACTCGATCCCAACAATGCTCCGGTGGATCAATCACAAACCCATTAACAAAAATCAAACATTGCAATCATTTGTTTATCTCGGACACCAGCCCCAGAGACCAAACAACTTAATTGAAACCCCTCAATCGATACAAACATGTATCCGGTGAATTCAATTCCTCAATGCCCAGTTTCCCAATAGTTTGTGGAACATATATAAATCTAGGGAAGAAATGGAAATGGGAGATGGGCAAGGAGGAATTGAATACGTAAACACTTACGAAACCTACCAGAAATTGATGGGTTTTAGGTCAGAAAAGAGAGGAGGCACGTAAGCCAGTCTCTGCTTGagcaaaaaagagagagagaaaggaggtttcctcagactctcctcaaatccGAATCCTCTCTCTGAAGtctgaacaacaacaacaactgcTTGTGACTTGTCCCCTGtcccctcttctctctctctctctctctctctctctatcgatCTCACTTTCCGTCCAACGCGCTTCTAGCTAGGAATCTCGGATTTCCAAGGATGGGGGGAtcttttttggtcaaaattatttttcatcaataaacacggACCGAATAGTATTGACTCGTTCCTTAACGTGACACCTTGGAATTTGCACGTATATTACGTGGTAATGGAGAGATGCTACTAATAATAACACCATTTCTCAAAGTTCATTTAGGGAGGTCAATTGGCTTATTCTATAATATGGGAATACGATCTCACTGATATGTAAATCGgttgagtgtttggtaaattagATTTTCAAAAATACTTATAACAGTGACAAAATATTTTACTTAACTCGAAATTAAAAATgttatggtaaaaaaaaaagatactttCATAAGTTAAATTGAGTATGCTTCTGCTCTTGGTTGGCACTAAAAGAGTTCTGGCTTAAAATAAAAGCAGTTGTTTTCAGTTTTACCAAACACGTTATTGTTCATTGTTTTTACTTTAAGCTGCTTATAAGTTTTCCCAAACACAATTTCGTAATATACTTTTGATCTTTCCGATGTTAGGAGCTTAGCACATATTTAAAACTTTAAGGCTCTAAGATTCAATATGACTTAATCATATTGAGAATATAAATTGTTTTTAATAAATTAGAAATTACTATCAACCCTTATAGTGGAATATTGTTACTAATTTGCCTTGCATGTATTGTGGTTCTCATAATATGGATCACTCAAAGTGGAATTGATGTATTTGTTTGTTTACTTTTAGTAAGCATAAGAATCACTTGGAATAAGAATCATTTATCAGTTCTTCCCCACTATGCTCGAGCCGGAAATGGATCAAATATTCAAATGGGATAAATTAATATGAAATGAAATGTCAATTGCTTGACTTTTCTTCTATTACAATAATGTCTAGATCAATTGCATGGTTAGTGACCTAATTTTCAGAtgattcatttttccattcccAAGTCCCAACTTTAGGTACATATACGGAGACATGAACCAGCTAAATTCCTAATGGAAATAAGGGGAGGCATATATGATGATAAGGTTCAATGTATTATCTGCTTTTCAGGATCGAGCTGTTGTCCTTGCATGTATACAATATCTGGGACCAAATCATGGGTGTAATAGAAAATTAGGTCATCTTCAACCTCCTCAAGTTGTTAAATTTTTTAATCTTGTCAATTAGTCATTTCCTATTCACATATTCAATAAATTTCTTGCTTAATTACTCAACTTTCATAGGATTAAAATTTAAGGATGGATaacagtgatttttttttttttataaatattttatttttttcgaaCATATAATCTAGATCAAATAACAACAATTGAGCAAATAATTTATTGAGTAGGTGAATAAATCTGTATGGTCAGAAGCAAAAACAACCTAGAAATCATAAGACTAACTAATTAATCTGCTGATGagcaggaagaaaaaaaaagtttgtcactctcaaaaacaaaaacaaccaatGTTGACATGAACACTATACAACGTACTCCAAGGACAAGCCACGTACAACAGTTGGATACTGATAAAATTTACACGACCTTGATCAGAGTTGAGACAAGGACATTAATTCTTCATGATCCGAACTGATCATTTTTTGATGATCtccatcttttttgttttgatctATTTCTACATTTGTGGCATTGCTTCTTCCTTGATCTGGAATTGCACTTGGATCAATGAAGGACCATTGCCTACTGTTAAACTGGTTCGGAATTGCTGTCTGATCAATAAGGGAGTTTTGCCTACTTTTCGGGTGGTATGCCGGGATTTTTCTTCCCTTGGCATCGTAAATCACAATGTCATCTTCTTCTGGCACTTTACATTTCTCCCCTAATATGATCGTCTTCATCCAAATCGATTCTTCCTGTTTCGTGATTGACGACATGGACAACTTTCTCCCGTTCTTTCGTTTGTTATTAGACTCGTCCTTACTTTTCTCTCCCCTTTTCGCCATTGACAAGCTTCTCGGTAGCTTGATGCTCAAATTCGACAGCAGCCGTCTTTCAGAAGCCGATTTCTTTATCTGAGATGTTGTCGTATTGACATTGCTTGCATTCCAACAATTAGTCGTCCGAGCTTCTAACCCTAAGGCCTTCTTTCCTGGAGGAAGTGGGAGTTCTTTTGTTTTAAAATCTGCTCCAtcttcattttccttttcctcatCTACTGTTTCGGGTTCTTGGGGTGCTGTGGTCTCGTTCGACattgctgttgttgttgttgctgctgctgctgcttgtTCTGCTGGTTCTTCTGTTGTTTTCACATCATCAGGTTGTAGTGCTTCCTCTTTCGTCTTTGTTGCGCCCGGAGATTGTAGCATATCCTCATCAACATTACGCGGCCTTTTTCGTCTAAAACTACAAAGAGCTGTGATCATGGCAATGGTAGCTGCGGCCATCCCAGCAGCAAAGAGTGACAATGGAAACACCGGATGAATCAGCAGGTCGGCTTCATCCGTGGGTATGCTTCTTCCCATATGAGTACtcaaacatcaaaatcaatattgGGGAAGTTGAATCTGTACAACTTCATTGTTAAAGCATTTCCATTCATGGTTTTGATGTACTGCCTagctttgtgtttttgttttagatCCCCTTAATTGGTTATTGGATTTCTCGATCGAGGTTCGAATTCAAAAGGGGCTCCTAGCTAGCTTCGCTTCCACAACGTTGGGTTTGATGCTTGTTTTCctcgaagaagagagaaccaGCGCAATTGCAATTCGGAATTGAAGTCATTCGTAGCATCATCCGAAACAGTAGGCTTGAGTTTAGGAATTGGGAGGAAAGAAACAGCTATGACCAGTCCTCCTTTGGCTTTGTTGGTTAAGGTAGTTATGCTTCTAATCCTAAAAATATCATACCAACATGGGTTTTCTTCATTATCTTAAACACCATCGCCAAAGCAAATCCACGAAGAATTTGAGTGTTACCAATCTCatcttattataaaaaaaaattggccaaCCAGCTGGCTCGTTTGATATTTGCTTCTGGAAGACTAAAGTCACCCCTAAATAAGTAAAAACAGTCCTAAAAGCAATGTCAAATCTCTTGCCTGTCAACAAAGCAGCCAAGCAGGTGCTAAATGAGTCATATTAACCATCATGACATGACATACAACTGATACAAGTGTGTAACAGACAGACTGAAATGATAGAAAAGTTAGTGTAATGTCCCTATTTAATGTGTCAACTCCAAGGGGTATTTGTGTAAATACAGTAGTCATCATTGTGTGGCCACATTATTTTCCCTAGTTTTGATTCACATCGTTTATCATGATTATTATAGTTAAATGAATCATGATCATAACAAAACAATGTATGCATTTTTGTCCTTATTCCTTACATATGATTAAAAGGGTAAAGGAAAATCACTATCCTTGCTATAAATAAAACTTCTCATATTGTTTGTTGTATCTCTAAAAGTGTCCTGAAAGAACACAAATGACATACTCAAAATTTTTGTACATAATCtataacaaaaccaaacaaacatagAGATTCAGTTCAACATTTTGATAGTAAAACTCATTCATATAATCCAAAATATATATTCCTTATGAAATAGCGAGGATAGTGAAATAAAcctattttgtttttaattattGTCCTATAAATAAACGTTTCatcaaattattaaattaatattTAACAAATGTAATTTGTTTACTCATtttatttcatagtccctttatataggagagaattataacggaaatatcaattattaATGCTCATTGATCCTTAATttttgctgattgatggtaatcgctaattccttaattccctctccGTTAATCATTTTGACGAAGGCATATAATGTGATTTTCCTTTAACAACAAAAGTATTGTTATGTATAAGTCAAAGTCCTAGTAGTGGCATAAACCTTCCCAGAGCCTACAGTCCTATACTAATCTGTCCTCTCCCAATTTCTATGAATAGAAGTTGCATTATTTCGTTTGATTTGGaagagaaaaaaacaaagagattatACTGTTTTCAATTAAAGAATAACTCTTTTTTAATCTTATAATTTGATAGAGCCGACAAAAGAATCCGTCGGAATAGATAGGGCATGGCTCATGTGGGCTTTCCTTGCTTCTCTATCTGGATATAAAAATCGATCACCTTCTCGAATTTGATTGCCTTGGTTTTTAT
Coding sequences:
- the LOC112169913 gene encoding mitochondrial carrier protein CoAc1, encoding MGSSAQRSSTLTTNVAELVDVSAKRPEVSYIHTMPIYVRELIAGGAAGAFAKTAIAPLERTKILLQTRTDFRSLGVGQSLNRVLKHEGFLGFYKGNGASVVRIVPYAALHYMAYERYRCWILNNYSALGSGPHIDLLAGSAAGGTAVLCTYPLDLARTKLAYQVVNTRGKFTYGMKGVHSQISYKGIGDVLSSVYKEGGLRGLYRGVGPTLTGILPYAGLKFYIYEKLKSHVPEEYEKSIGMRLSCGALAGLVGQTFTYPLDVVRRQMQVENLQPSGGVRYKNTLDGLKFIIRNQGWQKLFAGLSINYIKIVPSVAIGFTAYDAMKVWLHVTPQQKSQRITAA